The Coffea arabica cultivar ET-39 chromosome 8e, Coffea Arabica ET-39 HiFi, whole genome shotgun sequence genome window below encodes:
- the LOC140012664 gene encoding uncharacterized protein: MPRSSHTGELIFDPEVEKTVHRTRKETRQLREEHSSATSQRLEPEVEPTDSFGDTSSDFDQEEGTMANVRTLRELAAPDLNQQPLGITFPTLNDNTPFELKSGLIHLLFSFHDLPGEEPYKHLQEFDVVCNSSITTWDQLKKNFLDKYFPASRAASLKKEICGIKQHPGESLYEYWERFKKLCNKCPQHQISEQLLIQYFYEGLLFRDRSIIDAASGGALVNKTPREARELIEGMAENSKQFGTSEDVPIRKVNEVETSSIQQQLTKLTLFVRQLAIGNASQAKVCGICTGMGHSTDMCPMMQEEGAEQVNMTGHVPAPRRPYDPYSSTYNPGWRDHPNLSYGGNRQSNLVPNRQQEYQQQYQPRPPPPPSSSPSLEEMMKQLKATISQNQQRTDSEMQDIRNQMSQMATKINRLESQVNGRLPSQPELNLKNVSTMTLRSGKEIQGPELVTPKDKDEEKIEKELEAENTSTKNPTVLPDPIIDVKTNPPPFPCRLEKPKKQDKEKKILEVFRKVEINIPLLDAIKQVPKYAKFLRDLCVNRKRLRGDKRIIVGENVSAVLQRKLPPKCGDPGRFTVPCKIGNTLIRNTRLDLGVSINVMPKSMYTSLNLGPLKEIEIIIQLADRTNAYPDGLIEDVLVKVNELIFPADFYVLDMDDDHSPDPSPLLLGRPFFSTTQTKIDVNKGTLSMEFDGELVHFNIFDTMEHPVNSHPVFAIHAINPSVQEFSEFACRDKFKFTENKYKGIKALYEVKRNRKLRKEAALKGYLDPGVGPPISRKTELHPD, translated from the exons ATGCCTCGTTCTTCTCATACAGGTGAATTAATTTTCGACCCAGAGGTAGAGAAGACTGTGCATAGGACAAGAAAAGAGACCAGACAGCTCCGAGAAGAGCACTCCAGTGCTACATCTCAGAGACTTGAGCCAGAAGTTGAACCAACAGATTCGTTTGGAGACACTTCGAGTGACTTTGACCAGGAGGAAGGAACCATGGCTAATGTACGAACGTtgagggagttggctgctcctgatttaaatcagcagcctTTAGGCATTACCTTCCCCACCCTAAATGATAACACTccatttgaactaaaatctggACTGATTCATCTTTTATTCTCTTTTCATGATTTACCAGGTGAAGAGCCGTATAAGCATCTGCAGGAGTTTGATGTCGTGTGCAATA GTAGCATAACCACGTGGgaccaattgaagaaaaattttttagataaatattttcCTGCGTCCAGGGCTGCAAGTCTAAAGAAAGAAATTTGCGGGATCAAGCAGCACCCAGGGGAGTCACTCTATGAGTATTGGGAGCGGTTCAAGAAGTTGTGCAACAAGTGCCCCCAGCACCAAATAAGTGAACAGTTGCTCATACAGTATTTTTATGAGGGGCTCCTTTTCAGAGACAGGAGCATaattgatgctgcaagtggaggggcatTGGTGAACAAAACCCCTCGGGAAGCAAGGGAGTTAATAGAGGGGATGGCAGAgaattcaaaacaattcggtaCGAGCGAGGATGTCCCAATACGCAAGGTGAATGAGGTAGAGACATCCTCTATCCAGCAGCAGCTAACTAAGTTGACCTTGTTTGTTAGGCAACTGGCTATAGGAAATGCATCTCAGGCCAAGGTGTGCGGGATTTGCACTGGTATGGGTCATTCTACAGACATGTGTCCAATGATGCAAGAGGAGGGTGCAGAGCAAGTGAACATGACAGGTCACGTGCCCGCGCCAAGAAGGCCCTATGACCCCTATTCAAGTACCTACAACCCTGGTTGGAGGGACCACCCTAACCTCAGTTATGGAGGGAACAGGCAGTCCAATCTCGTGCCTAATAGACAACAAGAGTACCAGCAGCAGTACCAACCCCGACCACCTCCGCCACCGAGCTCTAGTCCATCTTTGGAGGAGATGATGAAACAACTGAAAGCAACCATCTcgcaaaatcagcaaaggacggacTCCGAAATGCAGGACATAAGAAATCAGATGAGTCAAATGGCCACAAAAATCAACCGTTTGGAGTCCCAAGTAAATGGAAGATTGCCATCCCAACCTGAACTGAACCTAAAGAACGTAAGTACAATGACTTTAAGGAGCGGGAAGGAAATTCAGGGGCCCGAACTCGTGACTCCAAAGGATAAGGACGAAGAGAAGATTGAGAAAGAACTTGAGGCAGAGAATACAAGCACCAAAAATCCAACGGTACTCCCTGACCCGATTATAGATGTTAAAACTAATCCCCCTCCATTTCCTTGCAGGTTGGAGAAACCGAAGAAGCAGGATAAAGAGAAGAAGATCCTAGAGGTGTTTCGCAAGGTAGAGATCAATATCCCCTTATTAGATGCCATCAAACAAGTGCCGAAGTATGCAAAATTTTTGAGAGACCTATGTGTCAACCGAAAGCGGCTGAGGGGAGACAAAAGGATCATTGTTGGGGAGAATGTGTCAGCAGTTCTCCAAAGGAAACTTCCACCAAAGTGCGGGGATCCAGGTAGGTTTACTGTCCCATGTAAGATAGGTAATACTCTAATTAGGAATACCCGGCTGGACTTAGGAGTATCGATCAACGTAATGCCTAAATCTATGTATACTTCTCTGAACCTCGGTCCATTAAAAGAAATCGAGATAATAATTCAATTAGCTGACCGAACAAATGCATACCCTGATGGGTTGATAGAAGATGTGCTGGTTAAAGTTAATGAATTGATATTCCCGGCTGACTTTTATGTACTTGACATGGATGATGATCATTCCCCTGACCCCTCACCTTTGCTACTAGGTAGACCCTTTTTTAGCACAACACAGACAAAAATTGACGTTAATAAGGGTACATTGTccatggaatttgatggagaactagtccactttaatattttcgaTACAATGGAACATCCTGTTAACTCTCACCCTGTGTTTGCTATTCATGCTATTAATCCCTCTGTGCAAGAATTTTCTGAATTTGCTTGTAGggataaattcaaatttactgAGAACAAGTATAAAGGGATAAAAGCACTATATGAGGTGAAAAGgaatagaaaattaagaaaggaGGCTGCCCTCAAAGGCTATTTGGATCCTGGAGTAGGGCCACCGATTTCCAGGAAAACTGAGTTACACCCAGATTGA
- the LOC113703515 gene encoding coniferyl alcohol acyltransferase-like — MGFEVKFIRKTIVKAIGPLPDSHILTLSNLDLLSGRFPVTYFYFYNKPQDHIPTPFPALKDSLAKCLSLFYPFAGKIVQNSQTNEPEIICDNSGALLVEAKANIPLKELDFYNLDKSLEGKLVTIHQDFPLQIQVTNYTCGNLSMTFTFDHALGDASAFGRFLLTWSEIATSKSLSGSPDHRRDLIQARSPPTYDPSLDENFISCTLQDIANIPTGNKVLKRLYYVDVKSIDSLQRLASLDSEERTKIEAFSAYVWKIMVRAINKNHEKCKMGWLVDGRTRLGKDRNSMSNYIGNVISVAFGDGDVHGLKQASLAETATLVHDSISKVTNQAHFLDLIDWIECHRPGLMLSKIVLGLGGPAIVVSSGRRFPVSEIDFGFGNPILGTVCSTIEKIGVGYINQRPSAKGDGSWIVSVILWPEMIAALESDPNHVFQPMNAKFLQL; from the coding sequence ATGGGATTTGAGGTGAAATTCATCAGGAAAACTATTGTAAAAGCTATAGGTCCCTTGCCAGAttctcacattctcactcttTCGAACCTCGATCTCTTATCAGGACGGTTTCCTGTCACCTATTTTTACTTCTACAACAAGCCTCAGGATCATATACCAACTCCTTTTCCTGCCCTTAAAGATTCTTTGGCCAAATGTCTAAGTCTTTTCTACCCGTTTGCTGGtaaaattgttcaaaattcaCAAACTAATGAGCCTGAGATCATCTGTGATAACAGTGGTGCTCTTCTTGTGGAAGCCAAGGCAAATATCCCTCTGAAAGAACTGGATTTCTACAACCTTGACAAATCTTTGGAAGGAAAGTTAGTCACAATCCATCAAGATTTCCCCCTACAAATCCAAGTGACGAATTATACTTGTGGAAACTTATCAATGACATTTACATTTGACCATGCCTTGGGTGATGCAAGTGCCTTTGGTAGGTTTCTTCTTACATGGTCTGAGATAGCAACTTCAAAGTCACTTTCTGGCTCACCGGATCACCGTAGAGATCTGATCCAGGCAAGGTCTCCTCCGACTTATGATCCATCTTTAGATGAAAACTTCATTTCCTGCACTTTACAAGACATAGCCAACATTCCAACGGGCAATAAAGTGTTGAAGAGGCTGTATTATGTTGATGTGAAAAGTATTGATAGCTTGCAAAGACTTGCATCTCTTGATAGTGAAGAGAGAACCAAAATTGAGGCCTTTTCAGCTTATGTCTGGAAGATTATGGTTCGTGCAATCAATAAAAACCATGAAAAATGCAAGATGGGGTGGTTAGTCGATGGAAGAACAAGACTAGGCAAAGATAGAAACTCTATGTCCAACTACATAGGCAATGTTATATCAGTAGCGTTTGGAGATGGAGATGTCCATGGATTGAAACAAGCGTCACTAGCAGAAACTGCAACATTGGTTCATGATTCAATCTCCAAAGTAACCAATCAAGCTCATTTCTTGGATTTGATCGATTGGATTGAGTGTCACAGACCTGGATTGATGTTATCTAAGATTGTGTTAGGCCTTGGAGGTCCAGCTATTGTTGTTTCATCTGGACGAAGATTTCCAGTCTCAGAAATAGATTTTGGTTTTGGAAATCCAATCCTTGGAACAGTTTGTTCCACCATTGAAAAAATTGGAGTAGGTTACATTAACCAAAGGCCAAGTGCTAAGGGTGATGGATCTTGGATCGTCTCAGTAATCTTATGGCCTGAAATGATTGCTGCACTGGAGTCAGATCCTAATCATGTTTTTCAGCCTATGAATGCCAAATTTCTTCAACTCTAG